The Punica granatum isolate Tunisia-2019 chromosome 4, ASM765513v2, whole genome shotgun sequence sequence CTATGAGCCACTGCCGAGCCTGCGCCAAAAGCCATGCCTGTATCCAACAAAGATATAAGAAAGACATAGAAGCGAGACCAGCTACTCAGCTACTGCGAATCCTTTTAACCAAAATACTCGAGTCGTGAAAAACTCACCTTCTTGAATGGTGGCACCAATTCCTCCCGCCACAGAACCGTTCCCACCCTGAACCGGCGGCTGCTGAGGAGTAGGGAGAAACTGCAGCTTGGCAAGATGAAGCAATTGCACATCACTATCAACGGGACTACAGAGCTCATGAGACCAACTCGGGAACCCAGTGCATCCCAATATCTCAGATAGCTTCAGGAGTCAGGATATTAGCATGAGCCATCCATGAGCACCAAAGTTACCTGAATTCTGAGATTTACACGCTGAGGCCCGAGCTGAACCTGCAACCCGGAAGGTGCACTGTTTTAACTCATCCTCGACATATCAAAACTCGATAACAGATAATAAAATAGTACGATGCCACACCTCATTTGTCAAGGTGATATAGCTAGTGATGCAATCAAGGATCAAATGGCGGTGGCCTCGTTATTTCACTATCCCTTGCGCAAATTTTCAGGCCCATCGATGATATACTACCGGTGCTATTGCCATATCCATTCCAGTGGCatcaaattatatatgcaCCATTGCCAACTTGCCTCCGCACTTAGAGAACATCCAATTGCATGAGCGGTGAAACTACATCAGAAAATTCCCCATGTACCAGGCCAAGAAGTATGAATCACCTTCAATCCCAGAATTTGCAACCCAGCTGCCTGTCAGCATCTAAATGTACAATCGAAACCTTAATCCCGATTAAGAAGTGCGAAGATGTCTCCACTTTAGTTTCAACCGGCAGAAACAAAGAAGCAGATCCAGCAGACCTGACAAAGAGAGAGACATCATAGGAACCAACCTGAAGATCTTCCCCGAGCCATTGTCTCTCGAAGAAGCAGTGTGACGGGAGTCGAGGATGAGAGTGATAAGCTGAAGAACGCAAAGAAGAGGAAGCACGAGGAGGCAGAGATCTCGATCGTTTCctatgttttatatatatgcatatatatacatggatGAAGGGTGCTTCCATTTCTTGAGCTCTAAGATAGGAAGCGAGAGCGTCCCAAACTTCTGTTCAACGTCATTTTCATCTTCTACTTAATTACATAATCACCTCCAAATGCTTTGATTCTCACCATCAGACCCCTACCTATGCTTTCGATTATTGTGTGGATCATAGATCTATTCTGGTTTTGACATTTTGGCCCCTGAGATCATCACATCGGTAGGCAGCGCGTGATATCTAGGGCGGGGCATGCATGTCGAGCTTGGATGTTCTAGGATTTAATGGTTATGAGGAACTTGACTCGTCCAGAGGTCTTAAACATTGTTCCCGTTATCCATGGTTAATCTTAGATTATCGATAACAGATTATACGATCATCCTGGCAGAAAGTAAGGTCGGTAGTTGTTGAAGTACAATAAAACATCTTTTATGTTGGTTTGATGTTGTTTTATGCCTTGCTAAATCATTCCAAGAGGGCAATTGATTCTAGCCTTTTCAATATGCCCAAAAGAGAATCACGGCAAGTTGAACAAATGCTCGGTATACTGTACGGATGAAAGCAAGATCGAGAAAGAATTGCCTAGACAAAATTCGACTATCGTAAGTGCCCGACCCATTCTAATTCATTCGTTTATCTCTTAAGTACTGGATCCACCGCCGAGAAGGATATCGCTTATTGGATCACATAAATATGACATCCACTGCATAAGTTTTGCGTCATAATCACGAGAGAAATTTGGAGTTGAATTATGAGATGGATACTAATAGTAATCAAAGATACGATCACGGTCGGGCGAGACCGAGATGGCACGGATCCCAAACCCCCAAGGGGATGCAAAGTTGCACCTGCGTGGATGGAACGACGTGCTCCACACGACCGGCACTCAAACCTCCTCGCCACTTTCATGGTTTCGTCATTTGTCATCAAATATTTACgaaatccaaaaaataaaaaataaagaatcaaTTTATTCATTGTTtaataatagaaaatagaaaaataatttacagagaaaataaaaaaggagaaaagagagaagaaaaaaaagcaagTCAGCTCTCTCTCTGAGGACATTGCGGATCggttcctctctctctctctctgtctctgtctgaGTATAGCATAAACCTCCGTCggtctcactctctctctctctctctctctctctctccatctccGATCTCCTCGCCGTTGAACAGGAACTGGTCGCCCCTCCGAACTTCCTCCTCCGCCTCTATTCTAGGGTTCCCATTCAGCTTACAATGACGCCATGCTCGCGGCCTCCCCCTGCCCTCCCCAATTCCGCGCCTTCCATGAGCTGATCGACCACCCCTCCCTCCTCCCACCCGGTGATCGGTCCTCCCTTCGGAATGGCGGCCTCCTCCGCCGCCAAGTTCCTCTTTGGCTTTCTCCTCCTCTCGATCGTGCTCTGGCTCCTCTTCATGTACGTCCCCCTGCCACTGCCTCCG is a genomic window containing:
- the LOC116202972 gene encoding uncharacterized protein LOC116202972 yields the protein MLTGSWVANSGIEGDSYFLACLKLSEILGCTGFPSWSHELCSPVDSDVQLLHLAKLQFLPTPQQPPVQGGNGSVAGGIGATIQEGMAFGAGSAVAHRVTDAMLGPQVVRHETVDSTPAAAAAAPAQNKSLGASDACGGQNKALQYCLNSCGTDISRRQFYMDMLQQCRRGSAAALSA